In a genomic window of Ipomoea triloba cultivar NCNSP0323 chromosome 3, ASM357664v1:
- the LOC116013065 gene encoding uncharacterized protein LOC116013065 — translation MIDVASRLGYNNNFIVKPLDFAGGFLLFWKNDQIDLDIICHNSQAIHTRVKNGNSDRFITFAYVRPNMLAKCRLWENCRTFSSSIQGSWIVLDDFNDIASSEEQWGSSSVNSNLLQRFVDAYNGCGLMDPGTSGSKFTLCRFAGNRVFQMRRLDQMLWNVAAQLEFPEGKVVVLPRHFSDHNPIFFIEEAGRLPHINFLPFRFEAAWLSRNDYRTIWEDAIGGGDRPNEDVIRIVTQKSRNWNCNSFGNIFHQKRRLEAQIQEIQNALNFNSSDQIQRLERQLLDDLNVKMDQEESFWFQNLRVDWIRDGDRKTRFYHNFALIRRNKNRIKFLKIQDGWTDNPILLSAHIIDFFASLFCRSVEEGEANLIPIVDNYKIP, via the coding sequence ATGATTGATGTTGCCTCCAGGCTAGGCTACAACAATAATTTTATCGTGAAGCCTTTAGATTTTGCTGGTGGCTTCCTTTTATTTTGGAAGAATGACCAAATTGATTTAGATATTATCTGTCACAACTCTCAAGCTATTCACACCAGAGTGAAAAATGGGAATAGCGACAGATTCATTACTTTTGCTTATGTTAGACCTAACATGCTTGCCAAGTGCAGGTTGTGGGAAAATTGTAGGACTTTTTCTAGCTCTATTCAGGGTTCGTGGATTGTTCTGGACGACTTTAATGATATTGCTTCTAGTGAAGAGCAATGGGGGAGTTCCTCTGTCAACAGTAACCTTCTTCAAAGATTTGTTGACGCCTATAATGGTTGCGGTTTGATGGATCCGGGCACCTCAGGTTCCAAGTTTACGTTGTGTCGTTTTGCCGGGAATAGGGTGTTCCAAATGCGCAGGCTTGACCAAATGCTCTGGAACGTTGCAGCTCAACTCGAGTTTCCTGAAGGAAAGGTGGTAGTTCTGCCCCGCCATTTTTCTGACCATAACCCCATCTTTTTTATAGAAGAAGCTGGGAGGCTGCCTCACATAAATTTTCTTCCATTCCGCTTTGAAGCAGCCTGGTTGTCTAGGAATGATTACAGGACCATCTGGGAGGACGCCATAGGGGGAGGTGATCGCCCCAATGAAGATGTGATTAGGATTGTGACGCAGAAGAGTAGAAACTGGAACTGTAATTCGTTTGGCAACATTTTCCACCAGAAAAGACGCCTTGAAGCTCAAATCCAGGAGATTCAAAATGCTCTTAATTTCAATTCGTCTGACCAAATTCAAAGGCTTGAACGTCAGCTACTAGATGATCTCAATGTCAAGATGGATCAGGAAGAATCCTTCTGGTTTCAAAACTTGAGGGTGGATTGGATTAGAGATGGGGATAGAAAAACCCGGTTCTATCATAACTTTGCTTTGATTAGAAGAAACAAAAATCGCatcaaatttcttaaaatccAAGACGGCTGGACGGATAATCCGATTCTTTTATCAGCccatattattgatttttttgctTCGTTATTTTGTAGGTCGGTGGAGGAAGGTGAAGCTAACCTGATTCCTATTGTGGACAACTACAAAATTCCCTAG